A window of Tautonia plasticadhaerens contains these coding sequences:
- the pilM gene encoding type IV pilus assembly protein PilM produces the protein MPKNQPVWALDIGQAALKALKLVPGETPDHVIAEAFDYIEYPKILSQPDADPEELVREAMTTFLERNEVKGNRVAIGVPGQTGLVKFIKLPPVDKKRIPDIVKFEARQQIPFALEEVIWDWQEIATEGDEEFSQTEVGLFAMKREQIQRSMLPFTVAGIEVDIVQMSPIALFNFIAYDRLRPQGEAGAIEGELEGDAVGPKPAASPAIEPGGSMVVLDIGADHTDLIITDGERIWQRNVPIGGNHFTRALTKELKLTFAKAEHLKRNATKAPDPRAVFTAMRGVFNDFSSEVQRSIGFYGSVNRQAKVVKVIGLGNGFKLPGLQKFLQQNLNMDVEKLEHFDRMVGEEVLAAPQFQENMPSFAVAYGLGVQGLALGGLKTNLLPEEIEKARMVRAKKPLTLLAAALLLLGFSALFLGDYRALAKVKNPDFESAVAQAKQVASTGDNFKKKYEADKGQFNALKEKGETLVETNPGGADFKSLFQVLSNAVYDPLDDARRFAEVDFESPEGRRQLELHRVHIDAIRPVYKADLGEWFTSTIELPERTKNTMHPYDQETPPEGPGWVIELIGHHYNPPLRDRGSGPFFFLTERVLPRFWEIPFRRLGFSHASLRWFLTDPQWTTDKALASNSMNLGAPTLKHSIAAPAAGAGGMMGPGMGDMGMMAGQMSSMMGGMGEYGEMGMMPGMMGSGGMMGSGMMGPGMMGGRGGMGEYGMMPGMMGGMGKTKEEDIEYLTRTDFVIYVVWQPPTEEKPAPEPAELVKKLQDAQAKYKNQVQVNIEDFQKESAAESEQMIQQQLQGPAGTEGAAPPTDGTAPAADGAAPAADGAATAPGAP, from the coding sequence ATGCCGAAGAATCAGCCCGTCTGGGCCCTCGATATCGGCCAGGCCGCGCTGAAGGCCTTGAAGCTGGTGCCGGGCGAGACGCCCGATCACGTGATCGCCGAGGCCTTCGACTATATCGAGTACCCCAAGATCCTCAGCCAGCCCGACGCCGACCCCGAGGAGCTGGTCCGGGAGGCGATGACCACGTTCCTCGAACGCAACGAGGTCAAGGGGAATCGGGTCGCCATCGGCGTGCCGGGCCAGACCGGCCTGGTGAAGTTCATCAAGCTGCCGCCGGTGGACAAGAAGCGGATCCCCGACATCGTCAAGTTCGAGGCCCGCCAGCAGATCCCCTTCGCCCTGGAGGAGGTGATCTGGGACTGGCAGGAGATCGCCACCGAGGGGGACGAGGAGTTCTCCCAGACCGAGGTCGGCCTGTTCGCCATGAAGCGCGAGCAGATCCAGCGCTCGATGCTGCCGTTCACCGTGGCGGGGATCGAGGTCGACATCGTCCAGATGAGCCCGATCGCCCTGTTCAACTTCATCGCCTACGACCGGCTCCGCCCCCAGGGGGAGGCCGGGGCGATCGAGGGGGAGCTCGAGGGCGACGCCGTCGGGCCGAAGCCCGCCGCCAGCCCGGCGATCGAGCCGGGCGGGTCGATGGTCGTGCTGGACATCGGCGCCGACCACACGGATCTCATCATCACCGACGGCGAGCGGATCTGGCAGCGGAACGTGCCGATCGGCGGCAACCACTTCACCCGGGCGTTGACGAAGGAGCTGAAGCTCACCTTCGCCAAGGCCGAGCACCTGAAGCGGAATGCCACCAAGGCCCCCGACCCCCGGGCCGTCTTCACGGCGATGCGGGGCGTCTTCAACGACTTCTCCAGCGAGGTCCAGCGCTCGATCGGCTTCTACGGGAGCGTCAACCGCCAGGCCAAGGTCGTGAAGGTCATCGGCCTGGGCAACGGGTTCAAGCTGCCGGGCTTGCAGAAGTTCCTGCAGCAGAACCTGAACATGGACGTGGAGAAGCTGGAGCACTTCGACCGGATGGTCGGCGAGGAGGTGCTGGCCGCCCCGCAGTTCCAGGAGAACATGCCGTCGTTCGCCGTGGCCTACGGGCTCGGCGTGCAGGGGCTGGCCCTCGGCGGCCTGAAGACCAACCTGCTGCCGGAGGAGATCGAGAAGGCCCGGATGGTCCGGGCCAAGAAGCCGCTCACCCTGCTGGCCGCGGCCCTGCTGCTGCTGGGCTTCTCGGCCCTGTTCCTGGGTGACTACCGGGCCCTGGCCAAGGTGAAGAACCCCGACTTCGAGTCGGCCGTCGCCCAGGCCAAGCAAGTCGCGTCGACCGGCGACAACTTCAAGAAGAAGTACGAGGCCGACAAGGGCCAGTTCAACGCGCTGAAGGAGAAGGGCGAGACCCTGGTCGAGACCAACCCCGGCGGGGCCGACTTCAAGTCCCTCTTCCAGGTGCTCAGCAACGCCGTCTATGACCCCCTGGACGACGCCCGGCGGTTCGCCGAGGTCGACTTCGAATCTCCCGAGGGTCGCCGTCAACTGGAACTGCACCGGGTGCACATCGACGCCATCCGGCCCGTCTACAAGGCCGACCTGGGCGAGTGGTTCACCAGCACCATCGAACTGCCCGAGCGCACCAAGAACACGATGCACCCCTACGACCAGGAGACCCCCCCCGAGGGCCCCGGCTGGGTGATCGAGCTGATCGGCCACCACTACAACCCCCCGCTCCGGGACCGGGGGTCGGGCCCGTTCTTCTTCCTCACCGAGCGGGTGCTCCCCCGCTTCTGGGAGATCCCCTTCCGCCGACTCGGCTTCTCCCACGCCAGCCTGCGATGGTTCCTGACCGACCCCCAATGGACCACCGACAAGGCCCTCGCCTCCAACAGCATGAACCTCGGCGCCCCCACCCTCAAGCACTCCATCGCCGCGCCCGCCGCGGGGGCCGGCGGGATGATGGGGCCGGGCATGGGAGACATGGGCATGATGGCCGGCCAGATGAGCAGTATGATGGGGGGAATGGGTGAATACGGTGAAATGGGCATGATGCCCGGCATGATGGGTTCAGGCGGCATGATGGGCTCGGGCATGATGGGGCCGGGCATGATGGGCGGCCGGGGAGGCATGGGCGAGTACGGCATGATGCCCGGCATGATGGGCGGCATGGGTAAGACCAAGGAAGAGGACATCGAGTACCTGACCCGGACCGACTTCGTGATCTATGTCGTCTGGCAGCCGCCGACCGAGGAGAAGCCGGCTCCGGAGCCGGCCGAGCTGGTCAAGAAGCTCCAGGACGCCCAGGCCAAGTACAAGAACCAGGTCCAGGTCAACATCGAGGATTTCCAGAAGGAGTCTGCGGCCGAGTCGGAGCAGATGATCCAGCAGCAGCTCCAGGGCCCGGCCGGGACCGAGGGCGCGGCCCCCCCGACCGACGGGACCGCTCCGGCCGCCGACGGTGCCGCCCCGGCCGCCGACGGGGCCGCGACGGCCCCCGGGGCCCCCTGA
- a CDS encoding amidohydrolase family protein, whose product MTRIGASRRLWWGLVLAIVGGPPAASGVEVDADLVLQGGTVVDGTGSPAFDADVAVRDGRIVAVGAFRPVEGAEVLDVTGLIISPGFIDLHTHSDRTILEDPTRANRNYQAQGVTTIVTGNCGGGPIDVVAYLDEVDDGGAGTNVIHLIPHGSVRREVIGNDDRRATPEELDRMEAIVAEGMGGGAWGMSTGLIYIPSRYGDTEELIALSRVVADRGGLYASHIRGEGTSLLNSIDEAIRIGRESGAPVHISHLKASGKDAWGTVVPACDRIAEAREAGQRVSADQYPYVASSTSLGAMVVPDWALRDGDDAFARIADDPERGEELRQEIRAGLERRNGGEAIRIARYPDRPDWVGKNLAAIASAEGMPPEEVVVEIQRNGGASAISFIMNEEDVRHVMRREFVATASDGSAHEAGGDDRPHPRSYGTFPRKIRYALDDGVITLEAAIRASSGLPAEILGLPDRGVIREGAVADLVVFDPETFRDAATFDDPTVLAPGVVHLLIAGTPAISGGRFMETLPGRALRLQDDGPADLIVSASRIWTGDPANPWAEAVASRAGEIVAVGSIDEVAPYRGQNTRVVDRPDGFALPGLIDAHAHLLMLGSSLEEVDLRDVASLDEVTRMIRGRAEQAPEGGWVTGRNWDQSLWPGGEFPTTGPLDEAAPDRPVWLRRVDGHAGWANSEAMRRAGVTADSEAPDDGQIIRDDEGNPTGVFIDGAMGLIGRVVPGLSTEDIRRRLLKAQEAALAAGLTGVHDAGVPPGIARIFRDLDREGLLTLRVYGMANPPEGREVEFVSEPPKSGDSGDRFRYRAIKLFIDGAMGSRGALMFEPYADDPGNAGLSLIDPDRLRAVTIEALRNRWQVCTHAIGDKGNALVLEAYAAALQAVPGETDPRLRVEHAQVIRPEDVPKFARAGIIASMQPSHASTDMRWADARLGPDRVLGAYAWRWFRDAGVPLAFGSDFPVEIVSPFWGLYASLSRKDAGGMPEGGWHPEHLLSLHEALRAFTAGSAYAGFDEDRLGVLRPGMRADLTVIDRDPFALPAEEVRRARVTETIVDGEVAFEGPGAG is encoded by the coding sequence ATGACGCGGATCGGAGCGAGTCGGCGGCTCTGGTGGGGGCTCGTCCTGGCGATCGTCGGGGGTCCCCCGGCGGCCTCAGGGGTGGAGGTCGACGCCGACCTCGTCCTGCAGGGCGGGACGGTGGTCGACGGGACGGGTTCCCCGGCCTTCGACGCAGACGTGGCGGTCCGAGACGGCCGGATCGTCGCCGTCGGCGCGTTCCGGCCGGTCGAGGGGGCTGAGGTGCTCGACGTCACGGGCCTGATCATCTCGCCCGGGTTCATCGACCTGCATACGCACTCCGATCGGACGATCCTGGAGGACCCGACCCGGGCGAACCGCAACTACCAGGCCCAGGGCGTCACGACGATCGTCACCGGCAATTGCGGCGGCGGGCCGATCGACGTGGTCGCCTACCTGGACGAGGTCGACGACGGCGGGGCCGGGACGAATGTCATCCACCTGATCCCCCACGGCTCCGTCCGTCGCGAGGTGATCGGCAACGACGACCGCCGGGCAACCCCCGAGGAACTCGACCGCATGGAGGCGATCGTCGCCGAGGGGATGGGAGGCGGGGCCTGGGGGATGTCGACCGGACTCATCTACATCCCGAGCCGGTACGGCGACACCGAGGAACTCATCGCCCTCTCCCGGGTGGTGGCCGATCGCGGCGGCCTCTACGCCAGCCACATCCGGGGGGAGGGGACGTCGCTGCTCAATTCCATCGACGAGGCGATCCGGATCGGCCGGGAATCCGGCGCCCCGGTGCACATCTCCCACCTGAAGGCCAGCGGCAAGGACGCCTGGGGGACGGTCGTCCCCGCCTGCGACCGGATCGCCGAGGCGAGGGAGGCCGGGCAGCGCGTCTCGGCCGACCAGTACCCGTACGTCGCGTCGAGCACCTCGCTCGGCGCGATGGTCGTGCCCGATTGGGCCCTCCGGGATGGCGACGACGCCTTCGCCCGGATCGCCGACGACCCGGAACGGGGCGAGGAACTCCGGCAGGAGATCCGGGCCGGCCTGGAGCGACGCAACGGCGGCGAGGCCATCCGGATCGCCCGCTACCCCGATCGGCCGGACTGGGTCGGCAAGAACCTCGCGGCGATCGCCTCGGCCGAGGGGATGCCCCCCGAGGAGGTCGTCGTCGAGATCCAGCGAAACGGCGGGGCCTCGGCCATCAGTTTCATCATGAACGAGGAGGACGTCCGCCACGTCATGCGACGCGAGTTCGTCGCCACCGCCTCCGACGGCTCGGCCCACGAGGCCGGGGGCGACGATCGGCCGCACCCGAGGTCCTACGGCACCTTCCCCCGGAAGATCCGCTACGCCCTGGATGACGGCGTGATCACCCTGGAGGCCGCGATCCGGGCGTCCAGCGGCCTGCCGGCGGAGATCCTCGGCCTGCCGGATCGCGGGGTCATCCGCGAGGGGGCGGTGGCGGACCTCGTCGTCTTCGACCCGGAGACGTTCCGGGACGCCGCCACCTTCGACGACCCGACGGTCCTCGCACCCGGGGTCGTCCACTTGCTGATCGCCGGCACGCCGGCCATCTCCGGGGGACGTTTCATGGAGACCCTGCCCGGCCGGGCCCTCCGGCTCCAAGACGACGGCCCGGCCGACCTGATCGTCTCGGCCTCCCGGATCTGGACCGGGGACCCCGCCAATCCCTGGGCCGAGGCGGTCGCCTCCCGGGCCGGTGAGATCGTCGCGGTCGGCTCGATCGACGAGGTCGCGCCCTATCGGGGCCAGAACACCAGGGTGGTCGATCGCCCCGACGGCTTCGCCCTGCCCGGCCTGATCGATGCCCATGCCCACCTGCTGATGCTCGGCTCGTCGTTGGAGGAGGTCGACCTGAGGGACGTGGCCTCGCTCGACGAGGTGACCCGGATGATCCGGGGGCGGGCCGAGCAGGCCCCCGAGGGGGGCTGGGTCACCGGCCGGAACTGGGACCAGAGCCTCTGGCCCGGCGGCGAGTTCCCGACGACCGGGCCGCTCGACGAGGCCGCCCCCGATCGGCCCGTCTGGCTCCGCCGGGTCGACGGCCACGCCGGCTGGGCGAACTCCGAGGCGATGCGACGCGCCGGGGTCACCGCCGACTCCGAGGCCCCCGACGACGGCCAGATCATCCGGGACGACGAGGGGAACCCGACCGGCGTCTTCATCGACGGCGCGATGGGCCTGATCGGCCGGGTCGTGCCGGGCCTCTCCACCGAGGACATCCGCCGTCGCCTGCTCAAGGCCCAGGAGGCGGCGCTCGCCGCCGGCCTGACCGGCGTGCATGACGCCGGGGTCCCCCCCGGGATCGCCCGGATCTTCCGGGATCTCGACCGGGAGGGGCTGCTCACGCTCCGGGTCTACGGGATGGCGAACCCCCCCGAGGGCCGCGAAGTCGAGTTCGTCTCGGAGCCCCCCAAGTCGGGCGATTCGGGGGACCGCTTCCGGTACCGGGCGATCAAGCTGTTTATCGACGGCGCGATGGGCTCCCGGGGCGCCTTGATGTTCGAGCCCTACGCCGACGACCCGGGGAATGCCGGGCTCTCCCTGATCGACCCCGACCGGCTCCGGGCGGTGACGATCGAGGCGCTCCGCAACCGCTGGCAGGTCTGCACCCATGCCATCGGCGACAAGGGGAATGCCCTGGTGCTGGAGGCCTACGCCGCCGCCCTGCAGGCGGTCCCGGGCGAGACGGACCCCCGCCTGAGGGTCGAGCACGCGCAGGTGATCCGTCCCGAGGACGTGCCGAAGTTCGCGCGGGCGGGGATCATCGCCTCGATGCAGCCGTCGCACGCCAGCACCGACATGCGATGGGCCGACGCCCGCCTCGGCCCCGACCGGGTGCTCGGCGCCTATGCCTGGCGGTGGTTCCGGGACGCCGGGGTGCCCCTGGCCTTCGGCAGCGACTTCCCGGTCGAGATCGTCAGCCCGTTCTGGGGACTCTACGCGTCGCTCTCGCGGAAGGACGCCGGAGGGATGCCCGAGGGGGGCTGGCACCCGGAGCACCTGCTCTCTTTGCACGAAGCCCTCCGGGCCTTCACCGCCGGATCGGCCTATGCAGGCTTCGACGAGGATCGGCTGGGCGTGCTTCGCCCGGGGATGAGGGCCGACCTGACGGTTATCGACCGCGATCCGTTCGCCCTGCCCGCCGAGGAGGTCCGCCGGGCACGGGTCACCGAGACGATCGTCGACGGCGAGGTCGCCTTCGAGGGGCCGGGGGCGGGATGA